The stretch of DNA TGTTGTAAGATCATCTTCACAAAAATCATCTTTGGTAATTTCGCCTAAAGCATATGCAGCCGTGGAAATAACCATTGAGTCTTTTTCATAAATCATATTTTCATTAATAGTTAATGCAGCAATAGGAGTAATGGTTGCAGTATCTTGATTTACGTGATCTTGTAAAATTTCTGTATTGATTTGTGTTAGGTTACTAATTTTTTTAAAAAATCAATTTTCGGCTTCTGACCATTTCAAGTATCCTAAATAAATATTCCAATAGACCGCTATGTCATTTTCATTTAGATCTATATCAAGGTCTTTTTTATCAAATTCTTCAAATGGTTTATCCCTCAATAAAAAAAGTGCTTCTTCATCCTTTAATTTATGGCTGAATTTTTCATCTAATAATTTCTTTTCTTTATATTCTTCTACAGCTTCAAAATATTGTTGCAAATTTTCATTCTTGAAGGGAGTTAAGTGTTCAATAGCTCTCCATACATCTAAAATAGATTTAATTTGTTCATCAGATTGATTGTACATAAAAAGAAGTTTACACTTAAAATAGAAATATCCTAAGTATGAAACTAGCAGAAGTAAACAACTTTTTAATGTTACTATTTATAGCATATAAAGATGTGTATAATGAACACAATTATTACCAGATTATTAATGATTTTTAATAAAACTTTATTATCTTTTATAAATTCATTTAATATATTTCCTTAACCCAAATAGGATATAATAAATGCACAATAATAAGGAAATTATTAAATATACAGTGTCTAGCATTTGGTCTTCTTGGAATCCTATAAACTAGTCACCAAGCATACAACTAGCTGCCTTAAGTTATATATTCTCTTGTTTAATTGATGGTAACGATGCATATCCGAAGATGCACAAATAATAAATAATGACCAGGAATGGCTTAAAAGCAATCAAACTTTTACCTTTTATAACACAATGTCCATCTTCTCGTTATATGGAACTTGCAAAAGAGATACCTATATGCCTAAAAAGATTAAAAATATTTCATAAATTTGATGATGAGAATTACGTACCCGATGAAGCCGTTAGCATCTCATAAACTCATAGATAACTTTTCTAATTTATTGAAGCATTTTAAACTAACTCCTCTTATAGATCCTACTGATTCTAATCCTAACTATTGTATGGTATGGAGTTGGGCAAAAAATTTAGGGAATATTCCTAAATATTTTGGTCAAAAGCTAAAGCGTGTTTGTAATAATATAGAAGCAGCAGAAAATTATTGGGAGAGTTATGAACCGGAGGCATTCTCTAATTTTTCTATCTTTCATGAGTTTATAAATACAATAACACATTGTAATGATGCATTATTAGGTTGTAGAGATATTAGATCCGATATATATTACAATGAACTGTAGTTAATTCAGATAAATACAACCTTCTTCTTTAGCAAATAAAGCAATTAATGCCTATATAGTCAAATGTATATTTAAACCGCTTCAACGCACATAGCCATACCCATACCGCCACCGATACATAAAGTAACTAAGCCTTTTTTAGCTTTAACTCTTCGCAAGCTGTGTATTAAAGTAATAAGAACACGTCCGCCGCTTGCCCCGATCGGATGACCGATTGCTATTGCTCCACCGTTAACGTTAACCTTATCCATATCCCATTTCATTTCACGGTTTACATAAATACTTTGGGCAGCAAACGCCTCATTAACCTCGATAACTTCCAAATCATTAACGCTCCAACCTGCTTTACTTAAAGCTTTTTTGGAGGCAGGAACAGGGGCAGTACCCATAATGCTTGGATCAACACTGGCTGAAGCATAAGAAACAATACGAGCTAGCGGCGTTAAATTATGCTTTTTCAAAGCTTCTTCGGAAACTACCATAAGACATATGCCACACCGTCATTAATAGAGGAAGCATTACCCGCCGTAACTACACCATTTTTATCAAAAGCAGGACGAATTTACTCAGAATTTCAAGGCTTGTATCAGGCCTTACTGTTTCATCATGATCAAACAAACTAGTAGTTTTTTTAATCGTTACTTCGATAGGTAAGATTTCATCTTTAAGAACTCCTGCTAGCTGTGCTTTAGCTGCTTTTTTATGAGAGCTTAAGGCAAATTCGTCTTGCTCTTGTCTGCTAATATTAAACTGTTTCGAGATATTTTCAGCAGTAATACCCATAAATACTCCTGAAAATACATCGATTAACCCGTCATACTGCATTAGATCAACCATTTTAATATCGCCGAATTTAGCTCCTGCTCTGATATAGCTACCGTGCATACCGAGCGACATATTCTCCTGCCCACCTGCTATAACTATTTCATTATCCCCGGTCATAATTGAATTTGCTGCAAGTGCTATGCTTTTAAGACCTGAGCCGCATACTTTATTAATCGTATAGGCCCGGCACTTCTTGCGGTATTCCTGCATGAATCAGAGTTTGTCTTGCCGGATTCTGCCCACTACCGCCTGTTATCACTTGTCCAAGTATTACTTCATTTACTAAAGCAGGATCGATTTTACTATTTTACAACATATCCTTTATTAAATGCGCAGCAAGCATAGGCAGGTGTTGTACTAAGGCTGCCCATAAACGAGCCGAAAGCAGTCCTTTTCGCATGAGTTATATAAACTGGTTTTGTCATGGTATATACTGCTTAAATAAAATATAAAAATTTAACAAGCACAAAAAGCTTTTTCGCATGGATCGAAAAACAAGTTCAGTATCATACCATGGCTTGACCACGGTATCCAAAAAAACAATTTAAAATACTAATAATTATTAGTATTTTAAGCTGGACCCCGTGACTTGATCACGGGGGGGGTGACAGTGGGAATCGATCCACGCAACAATACCTGCTCGCAATGACGATATTAATATTTATTCAGCGGTGTCAAGAATTTATACTCCTTAAATAATTTATCATTTATCAAATAACTAATATGTCCGTCTGTTACATTTATAAGCTTAGAGTTTTTTAATAATTTTTGCAAAGGTAAAATGGAAGATTTAGGCACTATTTGATCATCTTCTGCTGCTACTATATATACAGGACAATGAATTAAACTCGGATCAATAATAAAATTATCGATTTTCCATCTAAGATTTATAAACATATTTTCATCTAATATATTTTGTATGATTTGATTATAAACCTCCTTAGATATATTATTACCTGACATAAGCCAATTCTCTATTCTAAATGCTAATTCTTACTCCTTATCGGAAGTTATAGAGAAAATTTTTTTTAATTTAGCATTGAAATAATCAGAGAATAAAAGAAAAAATAAAATTTGAATATGAATTTTAGGAATTATCGGTAAATTTTCTATGCCACTATCTAGTTTTAAATATCGATGCAACATTCTTATATAGAAAAAATGAGAAAAATCCCACGGGCAGGTAAGTAACTAGTTAGAGTTTTTATAAATTTAGGCATAAGTACCTTTGTAGCTATCGCAAGGTTACCGCCAATACAATGTCCTATTAAATTAATTTCTTTAATTTTCAAACTATCTATTACTTCAATTATTTTATGCACATAGTCGTCTAGTAAATATTTAGGTTCCTCAATCTCTAGCCAATCTATTAAATAAACTTCACCGTAACTTCTCAAATTTTCAATAAAACTTTTGTCACAAGCTAAAAAAAATATTTCCGGTGAGTTGAAGATAGGGGGGATGATTAGGAAAGTTTTGATGTCATCCTAACTTCTTTCTATGTCATTCCCGGCTCCCCCTTTGTCATTCCCGCGAAAGCGGGAATCCATTTTTAATTTATTTTTACTGGATCCCGTGGCTTGTCCACGGGATGACGCCGAGTAATACAACACCCTATAATGCTTTGTTTGCATTACCATTTTACCGGATTTTAAATATTTATTACCTAAATTAGGTGTCTTTGTATAATTATTATAAAGGTCAAAATATTCCTGTAGTTTATTACTATCTAGCATTGAGAGTATCTAATCTTATATTAGTAATTCTTGACAAAAGGCTAAATAATATTGTATAAGTTCAGCACCTTTAGAATGTAATAACAGTATATAGGCTCTAAAGTTTTAGGGGAAATATCTTTTCATAAAATCTTGAAGTGCTTAAGTTTTTTTTTTGTCCTTAGGGATTTATAATGCTAAGTACCTCATCACGATCGTTTAAAAGCAAATTCAGAGCGGCATTTTGGCCTGTGCATAATTATGAACTCGGAAAGTTTATTCCGATGAGTGCCTTAATGTTTTGTATTTTATTTAATCAAAATGTTTTACGAATCTTAAAAGATAGTATTTTAATCTCCGAGATTAGTGCAGAAATAGCAGGTTTTGCTAAAGTTTATTGTGTTACGCCTGCCGCTGCTTTATTCGTGATTATTTATGCTAAAATGATTAATCACCTTACTTTTGAAAAGATCTTTTATTATTTAAGTGCATTTTTCATCAGTTTTTTTGTTTTATTTGCCTTTGTAATCTATCCTAATATTCATATTTTTCATGTACATCCTGATAATCTAGCTGGATGGATGGAACGCTATCCTCATTTTAAGTGGTATATCTCATTAGTAGGTAATTGGGGTTATATAGTATATTATAGTTTTGCCGAGCTTTGGCCTAATATTTTTTACGTATTATTATTTTGGCAGTTTGCTAATGAACTTACTAGTACCGAAGAAGCAAAAAGATTTTATACTCTCTTTTCGCTATTCGGCAACTCTTCTTTAATATTAGTCGGCTTTTTAATGATGAATCTATCATCGGAAAATACTATTATTAAGAAGTTTATGAGTATTTCGGATAGTAAAATCACTTTAGTTCAAGTATCCACGACAATTGTGGCGATTATTGCTATTATTTGTTGTTTGTTAGTTAGGTTTATTAGCAAGCACGTTTTCACTAACCCGTTATTTTACGCTAAAGCAAAAAGCAGCAGATCAACTACAGAACGTATGGGATTAATTAAGAGTTTGAAGTATATTGCAAAATCAAAATATCTATGGTTACTTTTAATTTGTTCAGCAGCTTTCGGCTTATCAATGAACTTAGTTGAAGCTGTATGGAAAGCAAAAATAAAAGAGTTATACCCAACAGTTAATACTTATGCTGAATTTAATAGCTTATACATATTATGGACCGGTGTCACAATAATGGTTATGACCATCATCGGTAATAACGTTATGCGTATGCATAATTGGTTTGTTGCTGCGGTAATTTCACCGATTATAATAATGGTGACCGGCATTTTGTTCTTTACACTTATCGTATTTGATCAACAAATTTTATCATTATTTGATGGAGCAATTTTAATGTCACCTCTTGCTCTTGCCGTTTCAATCGGCGGTATTCAAAATATTTTAGCTAAAGGTACTAAATATTCTATATGGGATACTTCAAGAGAAATGTTATATATCCCTCTTGATGAGGAGCTTAAAACCAAAGGCAAAGCTGCGGTTGACGTGATAAGTGCAAAAGTCGGCAAATCCTCTAGCGGTCTTGTGCAATCTATTATTTTTACTTTAGTTCCAACCGCTACTTTTACCTCAATCTCACCCATTCTAATGGTAGTATTTACTTTCGTATGCTTAGCATGGATTTATACAGTAAGAAAAATATATTTTGAATATCAAAAAATAGCATAATGATATCGACATTGCCCGCGTGGATCCCAAGCCGCCATTGCGAGCGGGCATTGTTGTGTGGATCGATTTTCTATTGTCATCCCGCGACTTGATCGCGGGATCCAATCTATAATACTAAAATTATTAGTACTTTAAGTTATTTTACTAGATATCGTGGTCAAGCCACGATATGATACATAGAACCTTTTATAAACTTTTCTATCATTCTAGTAACGGAACATTCTAGCTCAATATCTAATTTTGAATAATCAGAAAAGTTAAACCATTTAAGTTCATTCGATTCGTTATTTTTTATAAAATTATCATTATTTACTGTTTTTAGTAAAAATCGTACATCATAGTGATAATGAGCAGGCTCCTTATGAGTTTGCGGAATATAATGGGTGTCTATATCAAAAATCTCCTTATTTATAGTTTTGATCTCATTAATTCCGGATTCCTTCCATAGCTTCTTTAACTGCTACATTTAATATATTACTATCTCCATCACAATGACCGCCTGGTTGAAGCCACTTATCAAGCTTTTTATGGTGCATCAATAAAAATTTAGTTTTATCATTATTAAGTAAAAAAGCCGAAGCAGTGAAATATCCTATTTGTAAATCTCGGCTAAAAGGGTTTTCATATTCATTTAAAAATTCAAGCATTTTTGTTTTTGTAACAATTTCTTCAGGGTATGTACTACTGTAATTTAGTAGTTTAATATGTAATTCATTCATAACGATAATTTTTTATGTATTGAGCTTCGATATTTAACTCAAATTTCTCTGCTAAGTCAAATGAAAATAATGTCATATTTTACCATGTTTCATGGTAATTATTATTGACAATTGATTAATGTTTAGTTATATATTATGCTTCTAAGATTTAATATTAATTAATAAACTTATATTTATGCTTAAAGAAATAATCAATGTATAGTAAACGGTAATACAAACCCTTGGTGTGGTAAGCTTGCAGTAGTAGGAGCATGTGCTGTTGGAATTTATGTAGTAGTAATTGATCCACCTTTGAAAATTGCTATGGCATGTGCTGCCGGCATAATGGGGAACATTGGCTGCGATTAAAGTAGGAGAAGCCTGTTATAATTATTATATGGAAACAGATACTCAAGAAGGACTAATCGGGGAAGTAGAATATAATACTGAAATATAATAATAAAATATTTTTAATGAATTTAGAGGATAAGTACTTCTAAGAGGCTACCTGTAAGTTCATATCATTTAAGATCAAATTTTATCACTATTCAAACCGTTTTTTAGTCTAATTTTGACTTGTTTTAAAGAACGAGGAGTTGCATCCGTAACTTCAATTTCAATATTTTCTGAAATATCTATTCTAGTACCGATAGCCGGAACACTACCAACTCTAGTCAATACTAATCCACCTATCGTATCAAACTCATCATCATCATTTTTTAGCTTTTCTCCTATTATTTCTTCAAGCACTTCTACTTCAACACGTGCATTTGAAATAATTGTTGAGTTATCAATAACCTTGAAATTATCGCTATCTAATTGCTGATCATGCTCATCATCAATTCGTCCTACTATTTCTTCTATAAGATCTTCAATAGTAACTAAACCGTCAGTACCGCCATACTCATCAACAACTATTGCAATATGCGTTCTCTCACGACGCATTTTTGCTAGCAAATCTAATAATTTCATAGAAGGAGCTGCAATTATATGCTTACGTATAAGCTTTTTTAAACGACCATTTTGCTTTGTAGCCAATGCTTTAAATAAATCCTTGATATGAATGAACCCTACTACATTGTCCAAAGTACCGTCATATATAAGAGTTCGTGTATGTGGGACTTCTAACTTAATAGACTCACTTAATTCTTCTAGATTCGTAGTTAATCTTATTGCCGTAATATCGGAACGCGGTACCATTATATCTTCAATAGTTTTATCTTCTAGCTTCAATAAATTAGCTAAAATATTATGCTCGTCTAAAGTCATTTTTTGGCTATTAATTTTAAGGCGTTTTATGACACCAAAAAAATTATCGGGCGTTTTTGTTTTTCTAAAAAAATTTTTTATCGGAGAGAATAATTTTCGTACAGTAAAAATTAACTTATTATTTTGATTTTTTTTACTAGAATCTTCTTTTTTTGAAGATTTTAACATAAATTTTTTTATTTAGTTAATAAGGGGAAGAAATACCGAAACATGATAATATTTCAATTTCTAGATTTTCCATAATATTTGCTTCTGTGTCATTTTGATGATCAAACCCGATTAAGTGTAAAATACTATGTATTAAAAGATGAATAAAATGATTCTCAAAAGTTTTTTGTTGCTCACACGATTCATTATATATTACCTCATAACAAAATGCTATATCACCTAAATGCATATAATCAGAGTCACCTAAAAATTCAAGTTTAGAATATAAATCCTGCCAACTTAATTCGTTGCTTGGAAAAGAAAGAACGTTAGTAGCTTTTTCTATATTACGAAATTGTTTGTTTAAGGTCAATATTTCTGCAGTATTTGTTAGTAAAATTGATAATTCAAATTGTTTTATTTTACTAAAATTATCAAATCGCAATAAAACATTTTGAACAATTTTTTTGATCAAAGTCTTATTTATCTGCTTATGCTCACGCCATTTATTATAATTTCTTACAATTTCTATGTTTATCATTTTCTTATTTTTTAAGCTTTGTTGCATGGTTTGGTTTTTTCGTCATTGCGAGCGACTAAAAGGAGCGTGGCAATCTCAGGAATCCTGTACTACTTGCTTTAGAGATTGCCACGTCGATGCTATGCATCTCCTCGCAATGACGCTGCCGGTAATTCTCTTTTAATTTTTGAAAATCCTCATCGGCATGGTATGAAGAACGGGTTAGCGGGCTTGCCGAAACCATTAAGAATCCTTTTGTTTTTGCTACTCGCTCTAGATATTTAAACTCTTCCGGAGTAACATATTTTGCGACCTCAGCATGATCTCTGGTAGGTTGTAGATACTGCCCAATAGTTAGAAAATCAACCTTTGCTTCTCTTAAATCATCCATAACTTGTATTACTTCACTTATTTCCTCCCCAAACCCTACCATCATACCGGATTTTGTAAAAATTTCAGGAGATAATTTTTTGATATTATGAAGTAAGCTTAAAGAGTTATAATATCTAGCTCCAGGTCTAATCGTTTTGTATAAAGACGGTACTGTTTCGACATTATGGTTAAAAACGTCAGGTTTTGCATTTGCTATTATTTCAGCTGCTCCTTCTTTTCTTAAAAAATCGGGTGTTAGAATCTCGATAGTAGTATTTGGTGATGATTTGCGGATTTCGCTAATACACTGTGCAAAATGCGAAGCTCCGCCGTCCTCAAGATCATCACGATCGACGGAAGTAATTACTACATGCTTAAGATTTAGCTTTTGTATCGCCTCCGCTAACCTTTGCGGCTCATGCGGATCAAGTAAATCCGGTCTACCCGTTTTGACATTACAAAACCTACAAGCTCTAGTACAAACTGAACCTAAAATCATCACGGTTGCATGTCTTTTTGACCAGCATTCACCGATATTAGGACAAGCAGCTTCCTCGCACACAGTATTTAATCTCAGATTCTTTATTAAATCTTTTGTATTATAGTACTCTGCAGAATTAGGAGCTTTTACTTTTATCCAATCAGGTCGTTTGTTTAAATTAGTCATAAAACGGAAATAATTTAATTAATTTTGTCACTTCATTTAATACTTTCTGCTCAAACTCGCTATTATCTTCATTATTTTTTAAGCCGTCTAAAATATCTGCTACCATATGACCGACTAATACAAAATCCTTTTCTTTAAAGCCTCTAGTAGTGCATGCGGGAGTACCAAGGCGAATACCTGAAGTGATAAAAGGCGAAGTTTCATCAAACGGAATAGCATTTTTATTGCAAGTAATACCTGCTCTATCTAAAGAATTAGCAGCAAGCTTTCCAGTAATCCCGTCTTTACGCAAATCCACTAAAACAATATGATTATCAATACCACCTGTTAATATATCATATCCTCTTTCTTGCAAGCTACTTGCTAAAGCTTTAGCGTTACTTATTATCTGCTGAATATAACTTTTATATTCAGGCTGCAGGTTTTCTAAAAAAGCTA from Rickettsia helvetica encodes:
- the tlc5 gene encoding GTP/GDP exchange transporter Tlc5; the protein is MLSTSSRSFKSKFRAAFWPVHNYELGKFIPMSALMFCILFNQNVLRILKDSILISEISAEIAGFAKVYCVTPAAALFVIIYAKMINHLTFEKIFYYLSAFFISFFVLFAFVIYPNIHIFHVHPDNLAGWMERYPHFKWYISLVGNWGYIVYYSFAELWPNIFYVLLFWQFANELTSTEEAKRFYTLFSLFGNSSLILVGFLMMNLSSENTIIKKFMSISDSKITLVQVSTTIVAIIAIICCLLVRFISKHVFTNPLFYAKAKSSRSTTERMGLIKSLKYIAKSKYLWLLLICSAAFGLSMNLVEAVWKAKIKELYPTVNTYAEFNSLYILWTGVTIMVMTIIGNNVMRMHNWFVAAVISPIIIMVTGILFFTLIVFDQQILSLFDGAILMSPLALAVSIGGIQNILAKGTKYSIWDTSREMLYIPLDEELKTKGKAAVDVISAKVGKSSSGLVQSIIFTLVPTATFTSISPILMVVFTFVCLAWIYTVRKIYFEYQKIA
- the tlyC gene encoding hemolysin C, with the translated sequence MLKSSKKEDSSKKNQNNKLIFTVRKLFSPIKNFFRKTKTPDNFFGVIKRLKINSQKMTLDEHNILANLLKLEDKTIEDIMVPRSDITAIRLTTNLEELSESIKLEVPHTRTLIYDGTLDNVVGFIHIKDLFKALATKQNGRLKKLIRKHIIAAPSMKLLDLLAKMRRERTHIAIVVDEYGGTDGLVTIEDLIEEIVGRIDDEHDQQLDSDNFKVIDNSTIISNARVEVEVLEEIIGEKLKNDDDEFDTIGGLVLTRVGSVPAIGTRIDISENIEIEVTDATPRSLKQVKIRLKNGLNSDKI
- the ybeY gene encoding rRNA maturation RNase YbeY; amino-acid sequence: MINIEIVRNYNKWREHKQINKTLIKKIVQNVLLRFDNFSKIKQFELSILLTNTAEILTLNKQFRNIEKATNVLSFPSNELSWQDLYSKLEFLGDSDYMHLGDIAFCYEVIYNESCEQQKTFENHFIHLLIHSILHLIGFDHQNDTEANIMENLEIEILSCFGISSPY
- the lipA gene encoding lipoyl synthase, encoding MTNLNKRPDWIKVKAPNSAEYYNTKDLIKNLRLNTVCEEAACPNIGECWSKRHATVMILGSVCTRACRFCNVKTGRPDLLDPHEPQRLAEAIQKLNLKHVVITSVDRDDLEDGGASHFAQCISEIRKSSPNTTIEILTPDFLRKEGAAEIIANAKPDVFNHNVETVPSLYKTIRPGARYYNSLSLLHNIKKLSPEIFTKSGMMVGFGEEISEVIQVMDDLREAKVDFLTIGQYLQPTRDHAEVAKYVTPEEFKYLERVAKTKGFLMVSASPLTRSSYHADEDFQKLKENYRQRHCEEMHSIDVAISKASSTGFLRLPRSF